The Liolophura sinensis isolate JHLJ2023 chromosome 6, CUHK_Ljap_v2, whole genome shotgun sequence genomic sequence TAAACCTCTTAACTCACAAGCCTCTTACTTCAATACCCCTCACCTCCACCTGTCTCTTTACCACTCCTCTCCTACCGCATGCATAAAGTCCATACAATAACTATACTGAGGCTGAGATATGGACAGGCTCCACCTGTCTGAGCACTAGCCCTGTCACTTGTAAGTTGAAAAGTCAACTTGTTTACAAACCATATGTTCTCCAGTGTTAACAATTAATACAGGTGTATTAATCAACCAATTCCCCACCACAACAACATGTTAACCCTTGACCAATCAGAACGGCTAATATACACACTCCAAATGTTTAAGGGCATTAACTGTTCTACCCGCTGAAATACAGGTGTTGTTGCTCAAATCAGGTACATGCATAATAATTTCAACAACACAGTTTACAGTTATTATATTAATTTCAGAAACTATTACTGGGTCATTATTATTCAGAGACTGGCAATTAGTTTCCCCATTTTGTAGAGATAGTATAAAGACTTTCTGTCAGTCCCCTCCATTAAAAAATACACCATAAACTGTCCTCCTCCCCTAGTcatactgaagggcacatataACTCTCCATGTATATCCCAAATGACTGGTACCAAAAATTAATCCACTGCACAGGTGTAACTAATTGAATGAAGCCTTTGAATGTGACAAAACCACCTATTCAGTAAACTGAGAATGATAACAAACCCTCCACTAACTACAATGAGAATAACATAACAGTTTTGACTCTGGGAAAGCCAATGCACtgacaataaatacataacagtTTTGACTCTGGGAAAGCCAATGCACtgacaataaatacataacagtTTTGGCTTTAGCAAATCCTCTGAATGTGATAGAACATCCTACATTTatcctatttatttgattggtgttttacgccatacttaagaatataagatggcggccagcattatggtttgaggaaaccgggcagagccgacagaaacctacaaccatccggaggttgctgacagaccttcccacatatggcaggaggggaagccaacatgagctggacttgaactcacggcgaccgcattggtgaggctcctgggtcagtagGCTGctctagtgcgctaaccaactgagccacggaggccccaacaaaacagttttgacTTGACAGTAAAGGGCTATGAGTGTGATATAATCACTGACCCTACACtgcaataaatacataacagtTTTGACTTTAGTAAAGCCTTTGAATGTGACAGAAAAACTGACACAATAACTACTCCCTAGCTAAATTCAGAATTTTCACACAAGTTCTGACTTTGGTAAAGCCTTTTAATATCATGAAACAAAACGGCACTTTAACCACCCACACACAGCACTGAAAATGATTACATAAACGTATTTAACCTTTTGAATTTGGCTGCATGGTTACTCTGAAAGCTTTGACAGAGGAATATATTTGTCTTTATGAAACGCACACTGGGAACTAATGATTCAAATGCCTAAAATCTTAATTATGTCTTACTAAACTGGGGTTGAAAAACTGTCTTAATAAATGATAACTTCAGCTTGACTTGCATCAAAAACAAGTCTTACATTTCCCACCTATCATGATCAGCATACCACCCAAAACAACAAACTAACCTGATGATATCTGGAAGTTCTGGAGCTTTGAAGATGTGCTTATGGCCGTAACCATGGTGATGTTTGAACTCCACAAATGTCAAGCTCTCAATTTCTGTAGAACGACCTGCTTTTGGCTGCATCATATAGCTGCAAAATGAAACACAGTCAAATGGAATGCAAAGATACAgtgaaatgttaattttgtttttggatttgAAAAAGAGACTAGACACCAACCCAATCATATAAACATCACACCACTTCTGTCAAAAAACCAAGCTGTCCCTGTTAACATCATTTCAGCCATATTCAGTAAGTGTCTCCTTGGAGAAGGCAAACCTCAATGTTGACACTGTTTTTTCAGATAAAGTTTGGTATTGAAAAGCATTTTAAGAAGCACACGAAGGTctttacatcatacttttgatgccaacataaAAGTTTTTTCTcataagaaattaatgaaacTTCACCACAACAAAAAATTCTCACATGGCCTTGTAAGGTGGATAAATCAATCCAAAGCAAGTAAAATGCATCACTTGCAAAATACTAAACTGGGTGAAATATAGCATTcacaatgctgcctcactgacaGACAAACCCAATCCACACAACATGATGAGCTATCCAACTTTACTGACCTTGCTGGAATGTAACTGGTCTACCTCCCTACGATTACTGTGCAATCATGAAGTTTTTTTAGTCATGACAAACTCAGTATTGAATCCAGCTGTATGTTTTCAGCTACGTTAACACTAGGATAAAAATCTGTCCAGAGTGTGAGCCCTAACATTTTCAGTGTGTTgcattcattcaatcaatcaaacatatGGTATATAACACTGAGTGTAACACTGAGTGTGATTATGAAATTTATAATTTAGTGTTACATTTATGGTACtaaatttaaatctgtttaTCTTTTTCCACGTAAAATGTACCACATGGTTTTGTCTATTAAATATCCCAAGGCACCCAGTTTTCGATACTAGCAGAAAGTACACTAGCCAAAAAATCAAGTTACTGCTGTCAAATTTCAAGCATAGACAGAgcaattttatttcaaacatcatCCTTTCAAACAGGATGTGCAGTAATTTGTTCTTAACTTCAGCAATTAACAGTTCAACTCACTTGTTGCTCGTTGCCATGAAGTTGTTTTGTAGGTTTACATTGTCAATTCTAGAGGTCAGAAGTAAATTTCTGTCATGATTATCTTTCCTGAACTGAAAAAAGCGTGCCATCTATCCAAATTCATTCTTGGGCATGAGATCAGTTACAGCGCGTGTGAACAGTAATATGTTCTAATACGTTATCTATTTCCCAATTAATCTGTATAGATTTCAGTTTACACTCCTGACCGACTTCCCGATATTGTGTGAACGTGCTGAAGGGTCATGTTTAAGAGTCACATGGTCCAATCAAAAACAGCCGTCAAACAGCAGTCATAGCACACGGAAGAATAGGttggttgtgttgtgttacCCTGGGAATTATGACAGCTTTAAACTGTGgccatgtacactgtacttacTCTCTTCCCCCAGCTCAATTGGAACGATGCGATCATCATGTGCGTGCAATATCAACAACGGGGAGGTgacatcagctatactgaaaaCAGGAGAGAAAACGAGTTCAGTGGTACAAAATCATGTACAAAAGCACACAAGTATGAAAATAAGCAGCAGGATAGGACAATGTCCTGTTCCAAGTAGTATTTTGACTAGGGTTAACTGCTTGGTGCAGGACAAAAACTGTCATGCACTGTAACTTTGTAATAATGTGAATAGCTCTGAGATTTACCATTATGTCCTGCACCAGCTTAAACACGACTTTCAGGTTGGATGCACTGTATACATATAGTGGTAGTTTACAACACAACCACAGCAGATGAAGCAGTTGAAACATACATATCAGCCATTATTGAAAGAAGGAAGGAATATTGATAAGGagatgaattaaataaaaagcaTGATGAAGTATTTATTCAACAATGAAGCTTGTAATaaagataataataaatatCTGTCTTACTTTTCATCACTTGCAAAATGGATATCGTGGTCTCTGATCGTGTCAGGAAGATGGAGCTGAACCCAGGTAGGTATTTGTAGGGCTGTAAAGTCAAGAGAAAAttccatggtacatgtaggattaTCACCAGTCACACGTAGTTTCACAAAATGACCtaacataccctaattcttcaaccttttcaactaccATTGTgtccaatattttgaaacattctgagagaactatgggatgtAGAAGCAGTTTgatgaagtttgcatctttattgacacaaaaaaatcatttttttgttcatttatgtatacataaattcaactgaaaaggtgctttggtggttgaaaatattgaagatttaCATAAATCTTTGTGTTCCTCATATAAGAAATGACTAGATTTCACTCATCTGGTGGAGGCTCTCCCATCACACTCAAGTTAAAtattctgtctgtctgttgaaGAACAAGTCCCTACGACTTGATACACTCTCATCTCAATAGTATCTGAAAACTTAATAtcttacatgaatttttaaacattttctttcacaaaatcaaatGTCATCATGAGGATAAATCCAGAGATCTAATCAGAGCGAACTGCTGCTTCTCCCCAAGCTGAATACAGAAAACAGGTCAATAACTCAGTTTAAGACTTACTGCAGCAAACGGATGGCTGGTGGCAGCATCTTGTATGTTGTTAAATGGAGATTCAAGTACAAACACCCACAGGAACatcatctgaaaaaaaaggaCATGACATGTTACAGAATCTGATGGGATGCACAGATCATGAATGAGACAAGAACTAATTCATGTATTTGGTATTTCATGCTGTACTATTGCTGTTTTAACAAGCTATCTTACCTTGGGCAATGCCAGTTGAACAGCTTTTGCACTCTTTACAGCTAGAATCAAGCTACTGACAGTTTGCTTAATTATTTTCTATAATAGAAGAGCTTAACCGGGgatattttattcatatgatgGCCATCATGTATATGGCTGAATAAAACCATGACCACAGGGACACCAGGTAGAACAACAAACAATCCAAGTAGAGATCAGAGGAAACCCTGGGGGAAAAAACTAGGAACAgacccagaggaaaccaaccAGAACCAAGAGAAAACAAGGTAGAGCCCCAGAGGAAATTTGGCAGAATCCCAGGGAATACCAGACAGAACCCAGAGGAAATCTGGCATAATCCAAAGGAAACTAAAACAGAACCCAGAGGAAATGATGTGGAgtccagaggaaaccaggtagagcccaaAGAATACCAGGCAGAACCCAaatgaaaccagacagagcccacaGGAAACTAAGGATGTcgggcagaacccagaggaTGTCAGGCAGAACCCAAACGAAAACCAGGCGAATCCTTGAGGAAACCAGTTAGAGCTCAAAGGAAACCATGCCACTCATCCATCAagtaacagaagaaaaaaaaaaagagactgaCCTATGCCTGATGTAAAGCAAGAATGAGCTGGATGCTCTATGCTTATTCCTCATACTTTGTTAACATACGGTAACAATTTAAACAAACACTTACCTGTACTTCGCAGCATTTTCGCAACCTTCGTTGTTATCCTacaaaagaagaagaaaaagtatGTCGCTGAGAACATCAAAATACACGACACAACGCGGCGATAATCCATGATAATCCAGATTACAAATATCAAGCATCCACTGCCTACAAAGGTGAGAAAAGCACAAACTGCTTATAACCATTCCCCATTCACCTGAGGTATAAGAAGGCCCTCGCTGgtatgtttgtcaggtacctggtgaacgGTGGTGGTTTACTTTTCTGCCTATAAACCTAACTGACCTATATAACCAAAAATTATTGAGCTGGCGTTAAAtgccaatctaataaataaattaatcaagatTATTGTCATCTTGTAAACTAGAAAGACTGCAAaagtataacatgtacatgtacgtggtgaaaatgtcaaactttaaAAGTTCTTAAATACAGCTAAACTGAATTTCTTGTCACCAACCCTTTCACAGAGTGTTTACAGAGTTGTACCCCCTTTAGTCTGACCACTGACAGCATTCACAACATGGTCAtaataacagtaaaaaaaatcagaacagGATTTTCAAACACTCACCCTGTGCCCAGAGAATGTCCCCACAGAAATAGGGGAGATGACCCTTTCCTCTTCTCAATCCAACGATAGACAAACAAGGCGTCTTCACACACGCCATTTTCTGTTGGAGAGCCAGAGGAGTCCCCATAGCCTGGTGACAAAAATAGGCaccaaaattacaaaaaaagattaaaacagATATGAGGTTATACCAAGAGAAAAGGAACAAGAATATagggctatatatatatagacaaggATGGAAACACAGCAAAGTGGTagtattaataaatataaatctgtcTGATATATCTGGCTTAACCAAATTTTCAACAAtagcataaaacagcaatgtcGAATTATTCTTTTCCAATCTTGGTAAAAACGCAAACCAGGCTAGATGTAAACACTAAAATACACTTCAAAATTTGGACACAAAATACACTtcaaaaaatcacattttttaatGAACATGATAACCAATCTCACCTCTGTAgtcaacagcaacaacatgaAAGTCCAGACTAGTCAGTAGCTTGTACAACTGAACTCTGTGCCAGCCAGctctaaagggagataacacatCAATACAGGGTTAATGGTGGACAAATAAGATATTGGTAAGGGAAAGTTACTTATAAGTGTGTGGTGAACACAGTCTGTCTAATCACTGACTGCTGgggaatattttaaatttcatatcATTTCCCTTCAAAACACAATGTTCACCTATATCAGACTACAAAGCTAAAATACTGAAGTACAAACTTATAGAAAGTTTCCCATGAGCATGTTCATACTTACTGAATGTGAATCATTGAATGATTAGTGTCCAGACTTAACTACTGGTcttaattataaagattataacctgtttaaacagtacgTTACCAACAGGGTTTCTGACAAATGTAACAATGACTTAAATCCACTAAAAACAATAGATTTGGGAATGTAATAATGACTTAAATCCACCTAacacaatagatttactgttaaaGCCGATCTCCAGCCAGTCGCCCTGTACGGCTCAGTGGGTGGCATCATAGATGGCCAATCCATGTTTAGGTGTCCTAAATGACCTGGCAATTCATTTAACAATGATTTCATTTTCTATGAATTCTAACTACACagttcgttgtcatatgactgaaaaattgttaagcatgacgttaaaccccaagcactcactctagCTACAAAGAAGCAAATACACTGCCacatcaatttgaacccatagtggacgactttgaagttccgatttatggcACTaacatctctggccagactttAGATTCTGAGTTTTCTGATACTGACTTTGACCTTTGTCCAGACATTTACAACTGCCCTAGCAGTACGGGCTGGTAAGCTATAGATTTATCCTGTGCCACACTATACATGTTGTGTGTCTatcttaatatttaatatttatttactattctttccctctgtccacttcataatatatatcattctattcccccgagggattctaaattcatacctatatGCAATGACAAGTACCTTCACATGTTACTGTCGGCATTCCTAAAAGCCTATGCCTTTACGGGCCTATAGCTGTGGACAGTATAAATAAATGCTTATGTATGATATGGACACCGGGTTAGTGTACAGACATTTACTATCTTTCAgctttcagttcagttaatagtattttataactaTCGTGTGCAGATGCCGTTGTGGAAATTCAACTCTATTCCTCTCGTTGATTTCAGCTGTAAAGTGGCTAGAGCACAACACCGTTGTGTGTAGTAGGTACATAATCGTTCTATCTTTGCAGTAAATCCATGCCTTCCCAAGGGCCAAACCATCTGGAAACAAAAACACTCCAGGGTCCTTCGTGAACCTATCTTTACAACCATATGCAGAACAGCAACCCATTTAGTGGATAAATTTGATATGGCTGTTGTCACTTTTTTCAACCCTGgtctaaatggcgaagctctcaCAGCTCGTAAAGTTTAGAATTGTATGACGTAATTCGACGAAGACTGACGAGTGTTGGtggaaaaaaagtataaaaccaGCTTCATTAtgtagtgattttaagtgcAATTTCACTCGGATTAATGTAacctttttcaatatttttttccacttaATTTAACAATGTTAataggggtagctaattatgaataactAAGAAATGTGGACACTAATCCTAATAATACAAAAGAAATTACCTTGTTCCCGTGTTTCCATGAAGATATAAAAATATAGGTTTTCCACTCGATAACGAGTTTTCAAATGTGCTGTTATCAATTATGTCACTGTTTGTGGTGATACTGCTTGGCAATACTTGCCTGGaatgacagaaaacatttacaaatccttatcaaaaaaaaatcaaatctttatcaaaataaatattgtcattatCATAGTTCACACATTTAACTCCTACTTGGTTCCATTTCACAAAACAGTTCTCTGTTTTTCCGGACAACCACCACTGAATTCACATCATGTATGTTATTCTGAATTAAATGTCAGGGCCCACTAGCATTAGGAACACCTATCACTAGGTGCACATAACTAGCATGGCAATCTGCACTCTACGCATTAGGTTCCCATTGCCTATACTTCCTCGTATCATTAAATGATCTTGGTGCTTGTGGAGccattcaagaattttttgacCAGAATGTCCAATGTACTCACCACACCCCTAATGTTTCCTCCTTGTGTCTTAAATGCATATTCCTGGCTCCTTCCAAACCAAATTCACTTGGATTACTCAAGTTAGCCAAGGGAGGCCATCTGactagaaaaaaatgtatttattattaggACCTGAATTATCAGTTATCTGCAAAATAGtgcaaataaacatttatgggACTCCCAACTGCAACATCACAGTTCAAAAGATAAAGTTTGGCCGTTATATAAGGGGCATCATTTCACAGAGGCATTGCAACtatgtacatatgcactgcAGGTTGGTTTGGTTGCATGTCaccctaaatgatctaaaaattcgaccacaaaTGAGCATTTTTGGAGTCATTATATATTACTCTTGCTGATAAAAATTACAggtccaaacacctctcaaagtacctttctaaaatcaatacaactcccagaatctgaaaaaatgagcaacttagtcatggacaaaatttccaATCATTTAGGGTATACTTACATGATGCTGCCTCAATGAAAAGCCTCACCAAGAACACCAGGCATAAGGCCGACTCACTGTATTTTGAcattgagtgaaatattatggaGTCAGCCTACTATTGTGAAGAAACAAATGAACACTGCACAAAGATTTTCGTCATAATCAGACAAACCTCAggacaaagtttgaaaaaatgagcaacttagtcatggacaaaatttccaATCATTTAGGGTATACTTACATGATGCTGCCTCAATGAAAAGCCTCACCAAGAACACCAGGCATAAGGCCGACTCACTGTATTTTGAcattgagtgaaatattatggaGTCAGCCTACTATTGTGAAGAAACAAATGAACACTGCACAAAGATTTTCGTCATAATCAGACAAACCTCAGGACAAAGTTTAGGACTTGCTGTCTATATTACAATAACAAACCTACAAGACTCCTATCCAATCATAAGTTCTTTGCTAGAAATGTAACAGATTTTGAGTACAGAATAACTGCTACATAAAAcgtcataaaaatatatcaagttTGTTAACTATTGACAGTAAATATGTTATTTCACAAATTCCAATATCTTTACCAAATTCTATATTATACACTGTAACTTACTCATATTCAGAAAGATGACCTTTGATGGTATCCATGGGTTAAGCcaaatgaatcctgggatacataCGTACACAACGACAAGACCAGACCCCACAGTTTTGAAGAGAAATCGCATCCACCATGGCATTCTGAAACAACAAACCATGATAGAAACAGCCAAGAATTCTTCCACAAACAATTACAGTTTCTCTgaagagtgagtaagtgcttggggtttaacgtcgaacttaaccaTTGTTTCTCTGAAGACAAACTAGGCCTTTCAGGTAGTTTTGCACAATGTAATTTCCCATGAGGGAAACAGTCTGATTAAAGTAAAACTGGCTTAGCAATGTAGAGAGGTAAAGAGACACTGTATAACTGAACAATCATGACTCCCCTTTTGTCCTCACACATCCACAAAGGCATTTCTGTTTAATTGACACATCTATAACGTTGCTCTATGGAAAGTCACATCGgtttgcaaatacatgtagctaagttAGTTACTTCAGTTAGTTTGCCATATTCTTAGCAAAGTACATTAATAGCATTATTGTGTATGTCACAAAGATTCTTTATTCACTGCTTAAAACACTATATGTACTTCCACAAATTCTGAGGTTTTCTGACACGTTTATCTTATGGTCATAAAATCCCCTCTGATGTACATACACTTATACTGATGTACATGCTTCTCAGCTAGTGGTCTTCccaattttgaaatttttcatcCAAAATAAGGCCAGGAAATTTGTGAACATCGTCAGGTCAACAAAAAGGTTCTACCAACTATGCAAATTATGATACACAACCATGTGAATTCAAGATATATAGCTTCTATATAATATGTGATTTCTTCATGTTAAATTGCTCCTTTCAGGCAGAAATTAATGCGGTACAGTTCATGTGATGCACAGcaagatattaaatattttataatgtcCAAAGATGAGTTGATTCTGTAAGAAATGTTTGGTCACACAAAGAAAACAGCTCATTTATGCCAGAAAGCCAAAGAATGCATAAATCTTTTGAGGACAGCCGATAAATAACTAAAATTGGAATTGATATTTGATTGAAAAATATGACTTTGTTCtgaaattttaagttttaagctaccctaattcttctaattttgggaaatctgatctgctctttttagccaatacacaggtaatttttaacagaaataatCAATACATAATTTTCCTTTCCTCACATTGTTAGTCATCTAATAGAAAAACatatccatatatttatttgcccagttttctcccaccatatggTGCTGGTtgtcgtcgtttaagtgaaatatttttgagtatggcataaatcaccaatcaaatataaaaataaataaatcatatatttacttttctgacaaaacttagagaaaaatgcaatgaaatatttttagatttcaGTATTACCTTCAtaaaaacaagttttattttattttatttatttgattggtgttttacgccatactcaagaatatttcacttatatggcagcggccagctttatggtgggaggaaaccagacaaagcctGGAGGAATCCCAtggctatccgcaggttgctgcaagaccttccaacttacggccagagaggaagccagcatgagctgaacttgaactcacagccaccgcattggtgagaggctcctgggtcattatatTGCACTACCATGTTAACCAACTCTTCCATAGAGGCCCctaataaataaaagaagaattacagtaaagcCA encodes the following:
- the LOC135467430 gene encoding LOW QUALITY PROTEIN: lysophosphatidylserine lipase ABHD12-like (The sequence of the model RefSeq protein was modified relative to this genomic sequence to represent the inferred CDS: inserted 1 base in 1 codon; deleted 1 base in 1 codon) gives rise to the protein MMTQKGRYGQRGNSKRENLDKNRSDKDSLKVKSSNQSTKNRMPWWMRFLFKTVGSGLVVVYVCIPGFIWLNPWIPSKVIFLNMIRWPPLANLSNPSEFGLEGARNMHLRHKEETLGVWQVLPSSITTNSDIIDNSTFENSLSSGKPIFLYLHGNTGTRAGWHRVQLYKLLTSLDFHVVAVDYRGYGDSSGSPTENGVCEDALFVYRWIEKRKGSSPLFLWGHSLGTGITTKVAKMLRSTDDVPVGVVLESPFNNIQDAATSHPFAAPYKYLPGFSSIFXDTIRDHDIHFASDENIADVTSPLLILHAHDDRIVPIELGEESKYSFRKDNHDRNLLLTSRIDNVNLQNNFMATSNNYMMQPKAGRSTEIESLTFVEFKHHHGYGHKHIFKAPELPDIIRKFVTESIEAYEGLQ